The Procambarus clarkii isolate CNS0578487 chromosome 46, FALCON_Pclarkii_2.0, whole genome shotgun sequence genome includes a region encoding these proteins:
- the LOC123770635 gene encoding uncharacterized protein yields MILNDTPLVDDPLVDDSVDPVLDVALWGDKAVTPFVASVHVWPRSLAVATLALAGGGKMLLVTYMVDGEGLKRLLVLASLVVILLTVLLVARVLRGRDQGRDRGRGRDQGRDQGRDRGSRDESWEDMTKRKTKRRRRTVAVKTTAISRVFSGRGKRWRRKRRQGGACASTGWCLVSWLRLLPSRVSSTLTSLTSLLLFLESFLSSVATQLLLITSACNNVSAALSTVLSAAATLSSTLGREFSSYTQQSFTRV; encoded by the coding sequence atgaTTCTCAACGACACTCCCTTGGTGGACGACCCCCTCGTAGACGACAGCGTCGACCCCGTGTTGGACGTGGCCTTGTGGGGCGACAAGGCCGTCACGCCCTTCGTGGCTTCGGTCCACGTGTGGCCACGGAGCCTGGCCGTGGCCACCCTGGCCCTGGCCGGCGGCGGGAAGATGTTGCTTGTCACCTATATGGTGGACGGCGAGGGTCTGAAGCgcctgctggtgctggccagTCTTGTTGTGATCCTCCTGACGGTGCTGCTGGTGGCCAGGGTCCTGCGGGGCCGTGACCAGGGCCGTGACCGTGGCCGTGGCCGTGACCAGGGCCGTGACCAGGGCCGTGACCGTGGCAGCCGTGACGAGAGCTGGGAAGACATGACAAAGAGGAAGAcaaagaggaggagaagaacgGTGGCGGTAAAGACGACGGCCATCAGCCGTGTCTTCTCCGGAAGAGGCaagaggtggaggaggaagaggagacagggAGGAGCTTGTGCCAGCACCGGATGGTGCCTTGTCTCCTGGCTCCGTCTCCTCCCCTCCCGTGTCTCCTCTACCCTCACCTCACtcacctcccttctcctctttctcGAGTCCTTCCTCAGTTCAGTAGCAACCCAGCTGCTGTTGATCACTTCCGCTTGCAACAATGTCTCCGCGGCGCTGTCAACTGTGTTGTCAGCGGCAGCCACTCTCTCCTCCACTCTTGGCCGCGAGTTCTCCTCCTACACGCAACAATCCTTCACTCGCGTGTGA
- the LOC123770617 gene encoding serine-aspartate repeat-containing protein C-like, whose product MLSRGGNPTTLSSPNTCLARVALVKVTDPHSPPPPAVSFISRVSFISCLIHQPSLIHQLSHSSAESHSSAESHSSAESHSSAESHSSAESHSSAESHSSAESHSSVESHSSVESHSSAESHSSAESHSSAESHSSAESHSSAESHSSVESHSSAESHSSAESHSSAESHSSAESHSSAESHSSAESHSSAESHSSAESHSSAESHSSAESHSSAESHSSAESHSSAESHSSAESHSLYPLPHRVTTA is encoded by the coding sequence ATGTTATCTCGCGGTGGTAATCCCACAACACTCAGCTCTCCCAACACCTGCCTGGCGCGAGTTGCTCTTGTGAAGGTTACTgaccctcactcacccccaccccctgctGTCTCATTCATCAGCCGAGTCTCATTCATCAGCTGTCTCATTCATCAGCCGAGTCTCATTCATCAGCTGTCTCATTCATCAGCCGAGTCTCATTCATCAGCCGAGTCTCATTCATCAGCAGAGTCTCATTCATCAGCAGAGTCTCATTCATCAGCAGAGTCTCATTCATCAGCAGAGTCTCATTCATCAGCCGAGTCTCATTCATCAGTAGAGTCTCATTCATCAGTAGAGTCTCATTCATCAGCAGAGTCTCATTCATCAGCAGAGTCTCATTCATCAGCAGAGTCTCATTCATCAGCCGAGTCTCATTCATCAGCAGAGTCTCATTCATCAGTAGAGTCTCATTCATCAGCCGAGTCTCATTCATCAGCAGAGTCTCATTCATCAGCCGAGTCTCATTCATCAGCCGAGTCTCATTCATCAGCAGAGTCTCATTCATCAGCAGAGTCTCATTCATCAGCAGAGTCTCATTCATCAGCAGAGTCTCATTCATCAGCAGAGTCTCATTCATCAGCCGAGTCTCATTCATCAGCAGAGTCTCATTCATCAGCAGAGTCTCATTCATCAGCAGAGTCTCATTCATCAGCAGAGTCTCATTCGCTATACCCTCTTCCCCACCGTGTTACAACagcgtga